In Deltaproteobacteria bacterium, the genomic window CATGCGGCTCTGGGGTTATTCCGACTCGCCGATGGAGACGCGCTGCAAGATCGCCTGGCCCGATCGCGTCGGTTCGGTGACCATGGCGCTCGGCGTGCTTGCCGCGCTGGAATATCAGGCGCGCACCGGCAAAGGACAGTTTATCGAAGCCGGCATGCTCGAAGCTCAGGGCGCGATGATGGGGCCGGCGATTCTCGATTACACGGTCAACGGCAACGAATGGGACGCCTTGGGTTACCGCGAAATTCTCGGCGAGTGCTATGCACCCTACGGTGTTTACCCTTGCGCCGGCGAAGATAATTGGATCATCATCGCCTGCGCCAATGATGAACAGTGGCGCGCCATGGTAAATCTCATCGGCAAATCCTCTTGGGCTGCCGATGGTAAATTCGCAACCAAAGCCGGACGCGAGGAGCATCGCGAAGAGCTTGAGCAAAAGCTTTCCGAGTGGACGCGGAAGTGCACGGCGAAACAAGCGTTCCGGTTGTTGCAAGAAGCGGGCGTCGCGGCGGGAATTCCTTCCTCCGGCGAAGATTTATTTCACGACATCCACCTGCGCGCGCGCGGCCACATCGTCGAAAGCGAAGCGCCGCCATGGGGCAAGATCACCCATCATGGTTTGCCGGGTATTCCTTCGTTGTCGCAGGCTAGCGCGGCGCGGCCCGCGCCTTGGATCGGCGCGCACAACCATGAATTGTTCGGGCGGATTCTCGGCTTGACTCAAGAGCGAGTCGAGGAGCTGCAAAAAGCCGAAGCGATCAAATAGCCGGTCTAACTCTTTTCTGATTCGGGGAGGTCTTATGAAGCGAATTTCATTGTTGCCGGCGCTGGCGCTGCTGTTGTGCGCACAAGTGGCACGGGCCGAAGACACCATCCGCATCGGCATCATCAGCACCGTCTTCGGTTACGCGCCGGTGTTCGTCGCCAAGGAAAAAGGTTTCTTCAAGCGCGAAGGTCTCTATCCCGAGATCGTGGTTATCAGCCGCAATGAAAATATCGTTCAGGCGCTGGTGTCGGATTCGCTTCAGTTCGGCAACGTGCCGCCCAATTTGCTGCTGACCATGCAGCAGCAGGGCTTCGGCGAAATCAAACTGATCGCCGGTTCGTTCAACGGCACGACCTATTCGCTGGTCGCGCTGGCCAAACACAAAAAAATCGAGGATTTGAAAGGCGGCGCGCGCCTCGGCATGTCGGGCTTCACCTCGGCGGGCACGATGATGATGAAGCAGCTGTTGAAGGAGCGCGGCGTGATTTATCCGCGCGACTATAGTTTGATCTCCATCGGCAACGGCTCCGCCGGCCTGCTCCAGGGCTTGCAGGCCGGCCAAATCGATGCCGCGCTGTTGGCGCAGCCATTGAGTTTGATCGCTATTGAGCAGGGGCTGAGCAATCTCCTCGATGCCTACAAAGTGTTGCCCGAGTATCAGCTGTCGGCGATCGGCGTGCGCGACGGTTGGGCGCAAAAAAATCGCCCGCTGGTGGTGCGTTATTTAAAAGCGCTTTTGTCCACTTATCAGTGGCTGCACGACAACCGCGACGAAGCGATCAAGCTGCTGGGGCCGATCACCAAGCTGGAGCGCAAATACATTCCCGCCTCGTGGGAGGTCTATACCAAGACCCAAATCTGGCCGCGCAACGGCGCGGTGAGCGTCAAGGGCGTGCAGACCCTTCTCAACCTGATGGCCGAGGACGGCGTGCTGAAGAAACCTTTGCCGAGAGTCGAGGACATCATGGCGTCGAGCTTTCTCGACGAGGCGCGCAAGGCTTTAGGGCAGTGAAGATTTCAGCTGACGCCAGAGAGCTTGGGGTTCAAGCCACTACTTTGGCGTTGTCAGTTGTCCGCTGACTGTGAGGAAGAAGGCGACCAGGACGCAGCCCAGTCCTAAAATAACCAGCAGCGGCTGGAGCGTCTGTCATCCTTGAAGTCGACGGCCTGGGAAACGGCAAGCGCTATGACGCCGAGGCCCAATAGCAGCCAATGGAACAATAATGCTGCGATGAACTCCATCAGATCGCCCACGGCCCGTCATATTACCGTCGTGGTTATTTGAGTCAAGAAAATATTTTCCGCCGCTCAAGCTGCTTACGTCGCAGGCCGAAACTTCGGCAGAGTGAACTCTTCATTATCCTCATACAATACTTGCACTGCCATGCCGATCTTCACTTGATCCGTCGGGCAGTCGATGACGTTGCTGATCAAGCGCGGCCCTTCATCCAAGTCCACCAGCGAGACGTTGTAGGGCGTCTTGCCTTCGAAGGCCGGATGCCAGGCGCGGTGATAGTTGACGAAGGAATAAACTATGCCTTTGCCGCTGAGTTGTGCCCACTCATAATCGCTCGACAAACAATGCGGACACGAGCCTTGGGGCGGGTAGGAGAAAAATTTGCCGCAGGATTTGCATTTCTGCGCCGTGAGCTTGTGCTCGCGCAAATTGGCCCAGAACGGTTTGGCCTCTAGTTCTTCAAGAAACGGCCGGACTCTTCTGACATTTCTGCCGCGATTATCGCTTGCTTCGCTCATAGGGCCCCCAATATTAAACTTGCATGCATACACAGACTGCCGCCGTGGCCGCTGACGATGCCGGCTTTGGCGTTTTTCACTTGGCGTTCGGGTTCGACGGAATTGCCGCGCAATTGGCGCACCGCTTCGGTGACATGCAGCATACCTTCGATATGCGCTTGCGATAGCAGGCCGCCGTGGGTGTTGACCGGTAACGCGCCGCCGATTTCGATGCGGCCGTTCTTGACGAAGTCTTTGCCTTCGCCCTTCTTGCAGAAGCCGTAATCTTCCAGCGTGATCATCGTCGTGATCGTGAAGCAGTCGTAGATCTCGGCGAAGTTCATGTCTTTCGGAGTAAGGCCGGCCATTTCGTACGCGTGCGCGGAAGATCTCTTGCCGCCGAGTGTGGTCAAGCTTGGCGCGTCCATCAAACTGAAGTGCGGATGATGCTGGCCCATGCCGAGCACCGCCACTGCTTTGTTGGGAAAGTCGCGGGCGCGCTCGGCGCTGGTAACGATCACCGCGCCGCCGCCATCCGATTCCAGTGCGCAGTCGAATAGTCGTAACGGCTCGCAGATGAAGCGCGAGGCTTGATGATCGGCGATGGTCATGGGCTTGCGCATGGTCGCGTTGCCATTCAAGCAGGCGTGCTTACGCGTGGCGACGGCGACGTGGGCGAGATCTTCGCTGGTGGTGCCGAACTCGTACATGTGGCGCTGAGCGGCAAAGGCGTGATTGGCCACCGCCGAAAAATGTCCCCAGGGTTCTTCCCAGTGTTCGTCGCCGTGGCGAATCGGATTTCCCGGCGTGGGATCGGGCGTGCCGCGCTTGCGGGCGTGGACGCAGAGCACCGTGTTCGCCATGCCCGCCTCAATCGCCATCACCGCGTTTTGCACCATCGCGATCGGTGTCGCGCCGCCGAGCGCTAGATCAGTAGCGTAGGTCGGACTCATGCGCGCCATGTTCGCCATGCGCACGGCGTAGCTTCGATGGGCGTCGTTGAGCGGTTGGTTGGTGATGAAGCCGTCTATATCAGACGCTTTTAATCCAGCGTCGTCGAGGCAAGCTTTAATGCATTCCAAATGCAGCGAATGCGTGCTGGCGTCCGGCCGTTTGCCGACTTTGGTTTCAGCGACGCCGACGATCGCGTACTTGCCGGAAATGTTGCTCATGCGGTCCTCCGTTTATACTTTCAATACTCCAAATCGCTGCGTTTGCAAATCAGCGCGCGGCCGATAAGCTCCTGATGAAGCCGGTTTTTTCCAGCTCGGCGATGAAGCTGGCGTCCATAAACGCTTCTGGCTTGTGATTCCAGATCTCGGGTCGCTGCGCGGCGACGTATTCGTAGGTCGGCTGAAGTCCCTGAGTGATCGGGTAGGGAACCGAAATGAAGTCTTTGTGGTAGATCTCATAGGAGCCTTCAAGCAGTTCGCGGTCGTTGGTTTTAAGATACTTGCCGAGAATCTTCATGCTCGACTCCTTGTTCGCCTTGAGATAGTGAATCGCTTCGACGTGGGCTTTGATCATGCGCATCACGCTGTCGCGCTCTTCGGTGACCCATTTGCGCCGGGTCACGATCGACATGGAAGGATAGGCGACTTCCTGCTTGGCGTCCCACAGAATCTTAAATCCTTTGCGCTCGGCTTGGAGGTCGGCAGGATGGGATAGATCGGCGGCATCGACGACGCCTGTTATCAGCGCCTGAATCCGGTCGGGTTGGGTGCCGATGGAAAGCATGATGACATCCCGGCCAGGATCGAGGCCGTATTTTTTTAGGATATAGCGCTCGAGAAAATCCCCCAATGAGCCGAAGCCCGAGACCGCGATTCTCTTGCCGCGCAGATCCTCCGGCTTCTTGATCTCGGGCCGCACCAACAACTTACTCTACACGCCGGCCACGGTATGCGCCACGGTAACGAGATCCGCGCCGCTCATGTCCGCGCCCATCACCGTCGTCAGAGTGCAGGGGGCGCCGAGAATGCTGTTGCCGATGATCGCCTGGGCCGATTGCCCGGAGCCGCGCAGCAGCACCAGCTCGGCTTCCATGCCATGTTTTTCGTAAAGCCGGACGTCCTTGGCGATCCACGGAATCCATTGCGACGCCGAGAGCGAAGTCACGCCCCAGCGAAATTTTTTCAGCTGGGCTGAAGAGGCAGCAGGCAACAGGCAATAGGCAATAGTCAGAAAGAATAAGATCAAACGACTCAATCGTGTCATTGGCGTCAGCCTCCGAACTGTTGCCTATTGCCTTCTTCAAATGTTATACAACCGCCGCGCATTGTCGCACATCAATTTGCGCAATTGCGACTCGGTTAAATTTTTTCGGCCGGTGACGGACTCCACCGTATGGGGAAATTTGCTGTCGCCGTGATTGTAGTCCGAGGCGAAAACGAAGCGGTCCTCGCCGACGTAATCCATGACGAAGTTCAACGTGCGTTCGTCGGGCTCGAAGGAGTAATAAACCTGCTCGCTCTTCATGTATTCGCTCGGTTCCTTTTTCATCAGCGGCACGGCGGGGGACATATATTCATAATGCTCGTCCAAACGCTCCATCCAGTACGGCACCCAGCCGGCGCCAGCTTCGAGAAAGGCTACTTTCAATTTCGGGAAGCGTTCGAGTATACCGCCGCCGACGATGCACATGACGCCGATCATCTGCTCGAAGGCGTGGGTCGTCGCGTGGACAAAGTAAGGATTGTCGAAACGTTCCGCCGCCGCCGCCGGCCGGCCCGAGCCGACATGGACGCAAACCGGCACGCCCAGTTCCTCGGCCTTGGCGTAGAACGGATAGAGATCGGGATGATCGAGATTGCGCCCGGCGGAGTGGGCAGCCACCGCGACGGCGACAAAGCCCAATTGTTTGACGCAGCGTTCGAGTTCCTTGGCCGCCTCCAGCGGCTCCTGTTGGGCCACCAGCGCGACGCCCTTCAAGCGCCGCGGATCGGTCTTAGAGTATTCGTGCAGCCAAGTGTTGTAGCCATGGGCGATGGCGCAGGCGAGGTCGTGATTTTCCAGAAACGGCAGACTTAAAAACACCGTGGTACCGAAGTTGACCGCGGTGTCGATGCCTTCCAGGTCCATGTCTTTGAGGCGCTGCACCGGGTCCCACATGCCGGTGGTGGTGCGCGGTTTGCGCGTGATTGGCGCGGTGCCGATGCCGCAGCCGAAACCGCTGGGCTTGGCCCAGATTTTCCCTTCGAGCAATAAATGCGTCCTGCCATCGGCGCCCATGACCATGCTTGGCGCGTGCTTGCGATAGGGCGGGTCCAGAAGTTCCTGCCAGTTGGCATCGCGCTCTTGGACATGGCCGTCGGCGTCGATGATGCGTAGGTTGTTCATGTTTGGGTGCCTTCCACAGTTGATGGGTTTCCACCAGGTTGAATTATTGTCGGGGCGAAAAACTTTTCGCCCCGACGCCGAATAACGCAGTTCATTTGCGCGTGATCGAATGCAGCAGTTTGTCCCAGCGTAGCAGTTCCTTTTCATATTGATCCGTCGTTAGACCATGCTCTGGGCGCCATTTTTTGAAGCCGTAATCCTTGGCGCCGCTGCCGTAGTAATACTTTTCTAAAACCGCTTGGCCGTCGGGGCTCAAAAGAAAATCCGCCATTAGTAATGCGCCATGGGGATGGGGCGGGTTGGCGGCGACGGCGGCGCTGCCGACGTTAGTCGGCACGAACTCCATGGGCACCCATTCCACCGGTGCGCCCTTGGCCGCGGCGAGCAGCGTGTGGGTTTGAAAGATCGCCGGCGACGCGGCGATTTCGCCGATGGTGATCGTATTCACCAGCGCGGGCGCGTCGATGGAGTAGAGCTTGATCTCCTGGGCTTTGAGTTTGCGGACGAACTCTTCGCCTTTGCTTTTGATCATGGCGCCGATGACTTTGTCGCTGGTCTGGCCGATGCTGATGCCCATTTTACCCTTCAACTGCGGGTGCAACAGGCCGTCGAAATTCTTCGGCACGGCGTCTTTGGTCAGGAGCGTCTTGTTGTAGGTGAAGCCGATGTAGGATTCTCTGGCGAGCGCCCAGTAAACCAGATTCTTGTCGGCCCGTTCCTTGCCGTCTTCCGGATAGCGGTCGAGGTGCGGCGAGTCGTAGGGGCGCAGCAGTTTGCCATCGCGCAGGAAGATCAGGCTGCCCTCGGTGGTTTCGATGGCGTCGGCGATGTTGCGCCGGGCTTTGGCTTCCTCTTCCAAGCGCACGACTAAATCGGCGTCCCGGGGCGCGGTAGGAGTCGACTTTGACGCCGGCATACTTGGTCTCGAAGGCCTTGACGATCTCTTTGTAGGAGTCGCCGGCCAGCGATGTATACCAGACGATGCGGCCTTCGCTCTTGGCGCCGGCGTAAAGCAGTTGCTCGCGGTCGGCGCCGCGGTAGATCGCCAGTTCGGCGATGGTCGATGGTTTGCGCGCCTGCGCCCAGGCGCCGGAGGGGAGAAGTGAGAGAGCCAACAGGATCATGCTTAAAATTGTCATTGTTTCCGTCTCCTTTATTTTCATCTAATTCTCTGTTAGCGCTGACGGGCAGAATCTCTTTCTCCATCATTCCCGCGCACGCGGGAATGCAGGGAGAGGGCGGACACGCAGGTCCGCCCCTACGGAATTAGCCTGGATGCCAGCTTTCGTGGGCATGAGTGCTGTGTGAACGAATCCGCTCCGTAAGTGTCGGTATCGTTCACTTCCAAAAAATCTCCCGATAGGTTTTGTTGTACTCCTCAAAGCTATCCGACAACGTCCAATCCGCTGGAAATAAATTCACTCCGCGCAGATATTCCGGCTGAAACTTCGGTAGCGCCGGCGGCTTGTCCATGCTGATGACTTCCTTTTGGCCTTCGTCCGAGGCCAGGTAATTCATGAAGAGTCTGGCGGCCGCCGGATGTTTGGCTTCGCGAGTGATCGACGCGGTGACCAGCACCGTGACATGGGGTTCGGTGCTCACCCATTCCACCGGCGCGCCTTTGCGCTTCAGTTCTTCGGTTCGGGCGATGTCACTGTAGACGATGATGGGAAATTCCCCGGCTGTTAGCAGCACCGCCTGTTTGCTGTGGCCGTTGATCATGATCAGATCTTGGCGCGCGAGCTTTTTGAAATAGTCGATGGCTTTGTGCTGGCCAGGAACTGCGTGTGCGCTTGGGTCACTAGATATTCTTCCCGTTCCAGAGAGATTTGCCATTTCCATCTAGGGAGCAGCAAATCGTCAAAGGATTTCGGTGCATTGGCTTTCGAAACCAAATTGCTGTTGTAGGTGATGGCGTAGGGAACCAAATAAAACCCGTACCAATAGCCCTGCTTGTCGGCGAAGCCCGCCGGGAAATTTTTCGCGCCCGGCGGGAAGTAGGCGGTGATGATGTTTTTCTTCATGAAGATACGTTGGGTGTAGTTGTTGATCAGGATGGCGTCGGCGCTCAACTGGCGGGCGGCCACTTCTTGCAAGATCTTGGTTGTCAGCGCTTCGCCGGTGGTGCGCGAGTACATCGGCTTGATGAACGGATAGTGGCGCTTGAAGGGCTCGATGAATTTGTCGAACTGGGTCACCAACGCGGTCCCGTAGACGACCAATTCGCGCTCGACTTGCGCTTTGGCGACGAGTTCGTCCTGAGCTTGGGCCGCCTGCCAACTCCAAAGCAGGAGCTGAATCGCAATCGTTACTCGAAAAGCGGATCGCATGGAGCCTCGCTTTCGGATTTACCTCCTCTCCCTTTGGGAGAGGACTGAGGTGAGGGCGAATCTTATGGCGCGCCTGTCGGTCGACCCTCACCCTGACCCTCTCCCAGAGGGAGAGGGAAATATCTGGTTGCGCGCACTAATCCCCCGCCAATTTTTTGCCGCGCAGCTCTGCGAGATTCGCCGTTGGCGTGACGTATTCGTAATCGGTCTGCACTTCGATCAGCGCCGAGCGATTTGCGGCCAGAGCTTTTTTAAACGCCGGCAAAAATTCTTCGTCGCGCGTCACCTTCAATCCGAGTGCCCCATAGGATTCACCCATGAGAGCGAAGTCGGGATTCTCCAGGGCGACGCCG contains:
- a CDS encoding ABC transporter substrate-binding protein yields the protein MKRISLLPALALLLCAQVARAEDTIRIGIISTVFGYAPVFVAKEKGFFKREGLYPEIVVISRNENIVQALVSDSLQFGNVPPNLLLTMQQQGFGEIKLIAGSFNGTTYSLVALAKHKKIEDLKGGARLGMSGFTSAGTMMMKQLLKERGVIYPRDYSLISIGNGSAGLLQGLQAGQIDAALLAQPLSLIAIEQGLSNLLDAYKVLPEYQLSAIGVRDGWAQKNRPLVVRYLKALLSTYQWLHDNRDEAIKLLGPITKLERKYIPASWEVYTKTQIWPRNGAVSVKGVQTLLNLMAEDGVLKKPLPRVEDIMASSFLDEARKALGQ
- a CDS encoding Zn-ribbon domain-containing OB-fold protein, which codes for MSEASDNRGRNVRRVRPFLEELEAKPFWANLREHKLTAQKCKSCGKFFSYPPQGSCPHCLSSDYEWAQLSGKGIVYSFVNYHRAWHPAFEGKTPYNVSLVDLDEGPRLISNVIDCPTDQVKIGMAVQVLYEDNEEFTLPKFRPAT
- a CDS encoding thiolase family protein: MSNISGKYAIVGVAETKVGKRPDASTHSLHLECIKACLDDAGLKASDIDGFITNQPLNDAHRSYAVRMANMARMSPTYATDLALGGATPIAMVQNAVMAIEAGMANTVLCVHARKRGTPDPTPGNPIRHGDEHWEEPWGHFSAVANHAFAAQRHMYEFGTTSEDLAHVAVATRKHACLNGNATMRKPMTIADHQASRFICEPLRLFDCALESDGGGAVIVTSAERARDFPNKAVAVLGMGQHHPHFSLMDAPSLTTLGGKRSSAHAYEMAGLTPKDMNFAEIYDCFTITTMITLEDYGFCKKGEGKDFVKNGRIEIGGALPVNTHGGLLSQAHIEGMLHVTEAVRQLRGNSVEPERQVKNAKAGIVSGHGGSLCMHASLILGAL
- a CDS encoding ABC transporter substrate-binding protein, with the protein product MLVRPEIKKPEDLRGKRIAVSGFGSLGDFLERYILKKYGLDPGRDVIMLSIGTQPDRIQALITGVVDAADLSHPADLQAERKGFKILWDAKQEVAYPSMSIVTRRKWVTEERDSVMRMIKAHVEAIHYLKANKESSMKILGKYLKTNDRELLEGSYEIYHKDFISVPYPITQGLQPTYEYVAAQRPEIWNHKPEAFMDASFIAELEKTGFIRSLSAAR
- a CDS encoding amidohydrolase produces the protein MKRNCYAGTNCCIRSRANELRYSASGRKVFRPDNNSTWWKPINCGRHPNMNNLRIIDADGHVQERDANWQELLDPPYRKHAPSMVMGADGRTHLLLEGKIWAKPSGFGCGIGTAPITRKPRTTTGMWDPVQRLKDMDLEGIDTAVNFGTTVFLSLPFLENHDLACAIAHGYNTWLHEYSKTDPRRLKGVALVAQQEPLEAAKELERCVKQLGFVAVAVAAHSAGRNLDHPDLYPFYAKAEELGVPVCVHVGSGRPAAAAERFDNPYFVHATTHAFEQMIGVMCIVGGGILERFPKLKVAFLEAGAGWVPYWMERLDEHYEYMSPAVPLMKKEPSEYMKSEQVYYSFEPDERTLNFVMDYVGEDRFVFASDYNHGDSKFPHTVESVTGRKNLTESQLRKLMCDNARRLYNI
- a CDS encoding extracellular solute-binding protein, translating into MPASKSTPTAPRDADLVVRLEEEAKARRNIADAIETTEGSLIFLRDGKLLRPYDSPHLDRYPEDGKERADKNLVYWALARESYIGFTYNKTLLTKDAVPKNFDGLLHPQLKGKMGISIGQTSDKVIGAMIKSKGEEFVRKLKAQEIKLYSIDAPALVNTITIGEIAASPAIFQTHTLLAAAKGAPVEWVPMEFVPTNVGSAAVAANPPHPHGALLMADFLLSPDGQAVLEKYYYGSGAKDYGFKKWRPEHGLTTDQYEKELLRWDKLLHSITRK